A genomic window from Eleginops maclovinus isolate JMC-PN-2008 ecotype Puerto Natales chromosome 9, JC_Emac_rtc_rv5, whole genome shotgun sequence includes:
- the gipc3 gene encoding PDZ domain-containing protein GIPC3 isoform X1 has product MQNGEAMSPQDSKAEFAEAMEEQKAQNQSQNQGSVEPTAPPLPPPSPPPPGPPEYPRPRLIFHTQLAHGSPTGRIHGFTNVKELYAKIAEVFNISPSEILFCTLNSHKVDMQKLLGGQIGLEDFIFAHVRGETKEVEVTKTEDALGLTITDNGAGYAFIKRIKEGSTIDQLKTVCVGDHIEAINDQSIVGCRHYEVAKMLKEQPRGIPFTLRLVGPKKAFDMIGMRTRAPKSTEGKMVNGRETLRLRSKGAATVQEVQNEFEEWATKRVDDLLESYMGIRDLELATTIVEAGKDKNNPDDFAEALDSVLGDFAFPDVFLFDVWGAIGDVKNGKM; this is encoded by the exons ATGCAGAACGGGGAGGCTATGAGCCCTCAGGACTCCAAGGCAGAATTTGCAGAGGCCATGGAGGAGCAGAAGGCCCAGAACCAGAGCCAAAATCAGGGGAGTGTGGAGCCCACAGCCCCTCCACTTCCGCCGCCTTCACCCCCACCACCAGGGCCACCAGAATACCCGAGACCTAGGCTGATTTTCCACACCCAGCTGGCTCATGGGAGTCCCACAGGCCGCATCCATGGATTCACCAACGTAAAAGAGCTCTACGCCAAGATCGCTGAAGTATTCAACATCTCCCCCTCAGAG ATCCTTTTCTGCACCCTCAACTCCCATAAAGTGGACATGCAGAAACTACTGGGAGGCCAGATTGGATTGGAAGACTTCATCTTCGCTCACGTCAGAGGGGAGACCAAGGAGGTGGAGGTGACAAAGACAGAAGACGCTTTGGGTCTCACTATCACAGACAATGGAGCTGGATATGCCTTCATCAAG AGGATAAAGGAAGGCAGCACCATAGACCAGCTGAAGACAGTCTGTGTAGGTGACCACATCGAGGCCATCAATGACCAGAGCATTGTAGGCTGTCGACACTACGAGGTGGCTAAGATGCTTAAAGAGCAACCGAGAGGCATACCCTTTACTCTCCGCCTGGTGGGGCCCAAGAAGGCCTTTG ACATGATTGGAATGAGGACAAGAGCTCCAAAATCTACTGAAGGCAAGATGGTGAACGGGAGGGAGACGCTGCGTCTTCGCTCAAAGGGTGCTGCTACAGTTCAGGAAGTA CAGAATGAGTTTGAAGAATGGGCCACCAAGAGAGTAGATGACCTGCTGGAGAGCTACATGGGCATCAGAGACCTGGAGCTGG CAACCACCATTGTGGAAGCGGGCAAAGACAAGAATAACCCTGACGATTTTGCGGAGGCCTTGGACTCAGTTCTGGGAGATTTTGCTTTccctgatgtgtttttgtttgatgtaTGGGGAGCTATCGGAGATGTCAAGAATGGCAAGATGTAG
- the gipc3 gene encoding PDZ domain-containing protein GIPC3 isoform X2, protein MQNGEAMSPQDSKAEFAEAMEEQKAQNQSQNQGSVEPTAPPLPPPSPPPPGPPEYPRPRLIFHTQLAHGSPTGRIHGFTNVKELYAKIAEVFNISPSEILFCTLNSHKVDMQKLLGGQIGLEDFIFAHVRGETKEVEVTKTEDALGLTITDNGAGYAFIKRIKEGSTIDQLKTVCVGDHIEAINDQSIVGCRHYEVAKMLKEQPRGIPFTLRLVGPKKAFDMIGMRTRAPKSTEGKMVNGRETLRLRSKGAATVQEVNEFEEWATKRVDDLLESYMGIRDLELATTIVEAGKDKNNPDDFAEALDSVLGDFAFPDVFLFDVWGAIGDVKNGKM, encoded by the exons ATGCAGAACGGGGAGGCTATGAGCCCTCAGGACTCCAAGGCAGAATTTGCAGAGGCCATGGAGGAGCAGAAGGCCCAGAACCAGAGCCAAAATCAGGGGAGTGTGGAGCCCACAGCCCCTCCACTTCCGCCGCCTTCACCCCCACCACCAGGGCCACCAGAATACCCGAGACCTAGGCTGATTTTCCACACCCAGCTGGCTCATGGGAGTCCCACAGGCCGCATCCATGGATTCACCAACGTAAAAGAGCTCTACGCCAAGATCGCTGAAGTATTCAACATCTCCCCCTCAGAG ATCCTTTTCTGCACCCTCAACTCCCATAAAGTGGACATGCAGAAACTACTGGGAGGCCAGATTGGATTGGAAGACTTCATCTTCGCTCACGTCAGAGGGGAGACCAAGGAGGTGGAGGTGACAAAGACAGAAGACGCTTTGGGTCTCACTATCACAGACAATGGAGCTGGATATGCCTTCATCAAG AGGATAAAGGAAGGCAGCACCATAGACCAGCTGAAGACAGTCTGTGTAGGTGACCACATCGAGGCCATCAATGACCAGAGCATTGTAGGCTGTCGACACTACGAGGTGGCTAAGATGCTTAAAGAGCAACCGAGAGGCATACCCTTTACTCTCCGCCTGGTGGGGCCCAAGAAGGCCTTTG ACATGATTGGAATGAGGACAAGAGCTCCAAAATCTACTGAAGGCAAGATGGTGAACGGGAGGGAGACGCTGCGTCTTCGCTCAAAGGGTGCTGCTACAGTTCAGGAAGTA AATGAGTTTGAAGAATGGGCCACCAAGAGAGTAGATGACCTGCTGGAGAGCTACATGGGCATCAGAGACCTGGAGCTGG CAACCACCATTGTGGAAGCGGGCAAAGACAAGAATAACCCTGACGATTTTGCGGAGGCCTTGGACTCAGTTCTGGGAGATTTTGCTTTccctgatgtgtttttgtttgatgtaTGGGGAGCTATCGGAGATGTCAAGAATGGCAAGATGTAG